From one Lemur catta isolate mLemCat1 chromosome 5, mLemCat1.pri, whole genome shotgun sequence genomic stretch:
- the TRIM60 gene encoding tripartite motif-containing protein 60 has translation MELVTALVDLQEESSCPICLEYLKDPVTISCGHNFCHSCLSVSWKDLDDTFPCPVCRFCFPYGNFRRNPQLRSLTEIAKLLQVRRSKRKRQKEKAVCDKHDQFLTLFCVKNLEMLCAQCSLSAEHQKHYISPLDKAASHHRETLERSVEPLKNNIERVEKVIALQGSKSVELTKQVECKREAISSEFEGIRLFLQNEQETILREIQDEETDILTKLNENLVMFSDVVSTLKHLLREIEGTCVQSDVELLACVKSIYRRYQTLKHPETFSFSLTKYGFRLPPQYSGLHRVIKAFQADVILDVDTAHLQLIVSEDRRAVRYGRTKQKGGCHARRFELCPAVLGCQRFSAGRHYWEVDVGRKPKWILGVCQDGVARSWQDQPSVLGGFWAVGRYMRGGYVASGPKRAHLLPAVRPSKVGIFLDCDLGEVSFYNMNDRSVLYTFSDSFTEAVWPYFYTGTDSEPLKICSVSDSER, from the coding sequence ATGGAGCTTGTGACAGCCCTGGTGGACCTCCAGGAGGAATCCAGCTGTCCCATCTGCCTGGAGTACTTGAAAGACCCGGTGACTATCAGCTGTGGGCACAACTTCTGTCACTCCTGCCTCAGTGTATCCTGGAAGGATCTAGATGATACCTTTCCCTGTCCTGTCTGCCGTTTTTGCTTTCCTTACGGGAACTTCAGGAGGAACCCTCAGCTCCGTAGTTTGACTGAAATCGCTAAGCTGCTGCAGGTCAGAAGGAgcaagaggaagaggcagaaagagaaggcTGTGTGTGACAAGCACGACCAGTTTCTGACCCTTTTCTGTGTGAAGAACCTGGAGATGCTATGTGCACAGTGCAGCCTCTCCGCTGAACACCAGAAGCACTACATTAGCCCCCTTGACAAAGCCGCCTCTCACCACCGAGAAACTCTGGAGCGTAGCGTTGAGCCCTTGAAGAATAATATAGAACGAGTTGAAAAAGTGATAGCTCTGCAGGGCAGCAAGTCAGTGGAGCTTACGAAGCAGGTAGAATGTAAGAGAGAAGCAATCAGTTCTGAATTTGAGGGAATTAGACTGTTTTTACAGAATGAGCAAGAGACTATTCTTAGGGAGATACAAGATGAAGAGACGGACATTTtaacaaaactaaatgaaaaccTTGTAATGTTTTCAGATGTTGTTTCCACATTAAAACATCTTCTGAGGGAGATAGAGGGCACGTGTGTGCAGTCAGACGTGGAATTACTGGCCTGCGTTAAGAGCATCTACCGCAGGTATCAAACCCTAAAACACCCTGAAaccttttcatttagtttaacAAAATACGGTTTCAGACTTCCTCCCCAGTATTCCGGCTTGCACAGAGTCATCAAGGCCTTCCAAGCAGATGTGATCCTGGATGTGGACACGGCCCATCTTCAGCTGATTGTCTCTGAGGACAGAAGAGCTGTGCGGTACGGAAGAACAAAGCAAAAAGGTGGCTGTCACGCAAGGAGATTCGAGCTTTGCCCTGCTGTCCTGGGCTGTCAGAGGTTCAGTGCTGGCAGACACTACTGGGAGGTGGACGTGGGAAGGAAGCCCAAGTGGATCCTGGGCGTGTGTCAGGACGGGGTTGCTCGCAGCTGGCAGGATCAGCCGTCGGTTCTGGGTGGGTTCTGGGCTGTTGGCCGGTACATGCGTGGCGGCTATGTTGCCTCGGGCCCCAAGAGAGCCCACCTGCTGCCGGCAGTGAGGCCCAGTAAGGTTGGCATTTTTCTGGACTGTGACTTGGGTGAGGTCTCCTTTTATAATATGAATGATAGGTCTGTTCTCTATACTTTTAGTGATTCCTTCACAGAAGCTGTTTGGCCTTATTTCTATACTGGAACAGATTCAGAACCTCTTAAAATCTGTTCAGTATCAGATTCTGAAAGGTAA